A genomic window from Lactobacillus sp. ESL0677 includes:
- a CDS encoding ribose-phosphate diphosphokinase: MSYKDNMMLFALNSNGPLAGKIAERVGVPLSKSSVQRFSDGEIQINIDESVRGKDVYLIQSTSAPVNDNLMELLIMIDAVRRASAQTINIVMPYYGYARQDRKTRPREPITAKLVADMLQVAGATRVLSLDLHAPQIQGFFDIPVDNLMGAPLLADYFLSNHLEKDAVVVSPDHGGVTRARKLAEFLGTPIAIVDKRRPRANVAEVMNIIGNVKGKRAIIIDDMIDTAGTITLAAKALIDAGATEVYASATHAVLSGPAIKRLNDSPIKNLVLTDSINQPVEKKLDKTLLVSVGPLMGDAIKCIQRHEPLSPLFNTRYQENK, encoded by the coding sequence ATGTCTTATAAAGACAACATGATGTTGTTTGCCCTGAATTCGAATGGCCCACTCGCTGGAAAAATTGCTGAGCGGGTTGGTGTACCGCTAAGTAAGTCAAGCGTTCAACGCTTTAGCGATGGTGAAATTCAAATTAATATCGACGAATCTGTTCGTGGTAAAGATGTTTATTTGATTCAATCGACCAGTGCCCCAGTTAATGATAACTTGATGGAACTGCTGATTATGATTGATGCCGTTCGTCGAGCTAGTGCACAGACGATTAATATCGTAATGCCATACTATGGCTATGCACGTCAAGACCGTAAAACTCGTCCACGTGAGCCAATTACAGCCAAGTTGGTTGCTGATATGTTACAAGTAGCAGGAGCAACACGAGTATTGTCACTTGACTTGCATGCGCCACAAATTCAAGGCTTCTTCGATATTCCAGTTGATAATTTGATGGGTGCACCACTCTTAGCTGATTACTTCTTAAGTAATCATTTGGAAAAGGATGCTGTTGTTGTTTCACCAGATCATGGTGGTGTCACTCGTGCACGGAAATTAGCTGAATTTTTGGGTACACCAATTGCGATTGTTGATAAGCGTCGTCCACGTGCCAATGTTGCTGAGGTAATGAACATTATCGGTAACGTTAAGGGTAAACGTGCAATTATCATTGACGATATGATTGACACTGCGGGAACAATTACGCTGGCAGCTAAAGCATTGATTGATGCTGGAGCAACAGAAGTTTATGCTAGTGCTACTCATGCTGTTTTGTCAGGACCAGCAATTAAGCGTTTGAACGACTCGCCAATTAAGAACCTAGTTTTGACGGATTCAATCAATCAACCAGTTGAAAAGAAGTTGGATAAGACATTATTAGTATCAGTTGGGCCTTTGATGGGGGATGCCATCAAGTGTATTCAACGTCACGAGCCATTAAGTCCTTTGTTTAATACAAGATATCAAGAAAATAAATAA
- the murQ gene encoding N-acetylmuramic acid 6-phosphate etherase, whose translation MEIKNLVTEMRNPVTMHIDTMSTIEMVKTINNEDKKVAEAVGTQDEQIAEAIDEAAKRYGRGGRLIYVGAGTSGRLGVLDAAELVPTYGIKPERAVGLIAGGKEAMYCAVEGAEDSAKLGEQDLRKLKLTATDTVIGIAASGRTPYVIGCLDYAKQVGALRVSVACVPDSVIGYHADIAIEAVVGPEVVTGSTRMKSGTAQKMILNMLSTGVMIRQGKVYQNVMIDVQPTNSKLVDRACRIINVTTGASTDEALATLKKTDNNVSLAIVMIKTGTDRDTAAKLLAEHHGNVGQVLQNK comes from the coding sequence ATGGAAATCAAGAATTTAGTAACTGAAATGCGCAATCCTGTAACAATGCATATTGATACGATGTCGACTATTGAGATGGTTAAGACAATCAATAATGAGGACAAGAAGGTCGCCGAAGCGGTTGGAACTCAAGACGAGCAAATTGCTGAGGCAATTGACGAGGCCGCCAAGCGTTATGGGCGCGGTGGTCGATTAATATATGTTGGTGCAGGTACTAGTGGTCGGCTAGGCGTTTTGGATGCTGCTGAATTGGTACCAACTTATGGTATTAAGCCTGAACGGGCTGTTGGTCTAATTGCTGGTGGTAAAGAAGCAATGTATTGTGCGGTAGAGGGAGCTGAAGATTCGGCTAAACTTGGCGAGCAAGATTTGCGTAAGCTAAAGTTAACTGCTACTGATACAGTTATTGGTATTGCGGCTAGTGGCAGGACACCATATGTAATTGGCTGTTTAGATTATGCTAAACAAGTTGGTGCGCTGAGGGTTTCAGTTGCTTGTGTTCCTGATTCTGTAATTGGTTATCACGCTGATATTGCCATTGAGGCGGTTGTAGGTCCCGAAGTTGTTACTGGATCAACACGAATGAAGTCTGGAACGGCACAAAAAATGATTTTGAATATGCTTTCAACTGGCGTAATGATTCGTCAGGGGAAAGTTTATCAAAATGTCATGATTGATGTGCAGCCGACTAATTCTAAGTTGGTGGATCGTGCTTGTCGAATTATTAATGTCACAACTGGTGCTTCAACTGATGAAGCATTGGCAACACTAAAGAAAACAGACAATAATGTTTCTCTAGCAATTGTCATGATTAAGACAGGCACTGATCGGGATACGGCTGCTAAGTTGCTAGCTGAGCATCATGGTAATGTTGGTCAAGTTTTACAAAACAAATAA